The Pantoea vagans genome includes a window with the following:
- a CDS encoding response regulator, with protein sequence MKNVLIVDDHPVVRMALRLLLETDNMNVIGETDDGFEAMNLTKRLSPDLIIVDIDMPSYNGIDLVQRLRNNDFGGGILVLTGKDGDHYIKRSASAGADGFISKRNNMTELHDAIRAINAGYGYFPLNRKRHGMADDEPADKAKIEALSSKELQVLVFLTRGMKVVEMAQKMKISDKTVSTYKRRLM encoded by the coding sequence ATGAAGAATGTGCTTATTGTTGATGATCATCCGGTAGTCAGGATGGCACTCCGATTATTACTTGAAACGGATAATATGAATGTCATCGGTGAAACCGATGACGGCTTTGAAGCGATGAACCTCACCAAAAGACTCTCACCGGATTTAATTATCGTTGATATCGATATGCCCTCCTACAACGGCATCGATCTGGTGCAACGCCTGCGCAACAATGACTTTGGCGGCGGCATCTTAGTGCTGACGGGTAAGGACGGCGATCACTATATCAAACGCAGTGCCAGCGCGGGTGCGGATGGTTTTATCAGTAAACGCAATAATATGACGGAATTACACGATGCGATTAGAGCGATTAACGCAGGCTACGGTTATTTTCCGCTGAATCGTAAACGCCATGGCATGGCCGATGATGAACCAGCAGACAAAGCAAAAATTGAAGCTCTCTCCAGTAAAGAACTTCAGGTGCTGGTGTTTTTAACCCGAGGAATGAAAGTCGTCGAAATGGCACAAAAAATGAAAATAAGCGACAAGACGGTTAGCACTTATAAACGTCGACTGATGTAG
- a CDS encoding ATP-binding protein, whose amino-acid sequence MLKFAYLLTLFFSLFILPAQAEESRMMQIFSREQIIPLTFTLSDNDWRWLGKKREIKVGVYSPDNPPFNLTSDANTLEGLSADYTKLVLHHLGLQIKTHYFPSRSAAFDALQQGALDMLVTGAGNQETPPELLLSQSVVDDFPAMVSQENRLSARQDEPAQLHIALQRGYLSDAWVESRYPEAKITRYPSALSALASVAFGENEVFIGNLTSASYLIERNYASTLSVVRIFERTDAGHRFVFLAANAPLLRAVNKVINAIPQQQHQALFHQWGQSLPASLAAQPQLFNDSERRWLRQHKVLRVVINPLDAPFTLKDRQNSFNGMTADLLRLIHLRTGLNFKMVEASSVNDMLDKLSSHQAEFAGSLTYSAQREDRALFSRPYVYPPYVLVSKDSLGSPNSLSEITTLAITPQHELTQWLTENYPHIKLVNVENASIALQMVNEGRVDSAVNNLISARYMIDRYFSNRLQISARLGEHPARIAFAIGRENPELLSILNKALAALSPRDISQLTMKWQGTPDVKLDTWLAYRHEFYWLAGIFALLVITTLFWNYHLHRAIRQRKEAQARLQEQAAFQETLFNGTPVPIYVINSAGELTNKNPAWSHFFADEYSHISQLPLSDTAHPLHTICHAHMTLLAEQTSRVMPPQRGQIDNGRERREVIHRAEAFRDHYGNIAGLICSWQDVTEHERLTRALSLARERAEQANRTKSTFLATMSHEIRTPISAIIGLLELAVTDRQQQCDKESVRVAYESAQSLMGLIGDILDMAKIESGKLEFTTEWVSFEKLAEPVVRVFSGLARQKGLLLHYHIDALHPDEIHVDPMRLRQILSNLISNAIKFTEHGSVEVQIRSQPREDDQIQLEMIVQDTGIGISEVEQQLIFNPYEQSASGKKQSGTGLGLAICEQMVAMMGGCITLHSQPGRGTRISVHIPLSSRKALDIPVEAVSQQECCNLPLTILTVDDHPANRLLLKRQLTRLGHNVIEAENGEQALWLWQENTVDLVITDCSMPVMDGFALTRQLRQKQRGPLTIMGLTANAQPEERLRCLDAGMDDCLFKPLRLPQLDAILHNIPRSAAATTSKHLKLHQLLDLNALRDLAHHDAEMLERLLSATREENLRDMQFAYTSCDKGDWLALERSLHRLAGSVQIIGALDIAAQCRKLEEACVTPIEAVDIKQMLDETLSCVQLLNQAIQNFIQEQRAL is encoded by the coding sequence ATGCTTAAATTCGCGTATCTGCTTACTCTCTTTTTTAGCCTGTTCATTCTGCCCGCGCAGGCGGAAGAGTCTCGGATGATGCAGATATTCAGTCGCGAGCAAATTATCCCACTGACGTTTACCCTGTCCGATAACGACTGGCGTTGGCTGGGTAAAAAACGCGAGATCAAAGTGGGTGTCTATTCACCCGATAATCCCCCTTTTAATCTCACCAGCGACGCGAATACCTTAGAGGGCTTATCGGCTGATTACACCAAACTGGTGCTGCATCATCTTGGGCTTCAGATAAAAACGCACTACTTTCCCAGTCGCAGCGCTGCCTTTGACGCCCTACAACAGGGCGCGTTGGATATGCTGGTTACGGGCGCAGGCAATCAGGAAACCCCGCCAGAACTCTTGCTCAGCCAATCAGTGGTTGATGACTTCCCCGCCATGGTGTCACAAGAAAACAGGTTGTCTGCCCGCCAGGATGAGCCTGCACAACTGCACATCGCCCTGCAGCGTGGCTACTTGAGTGATGCATGGGTGGAGAGCCGCTATCCAGAAGCAAAAATCACCCGCTACCCGTCCGCATTGAGCGCGCTAGCCTCGGTCGCATTTGGCGAAAATGAGGTGTTTATCGGCAATCTGACCTCTGCCAGCTATCTGATTGAGCGCAACTACGCTTCCACACTCTCGGTCGTGCGCATTTTTGAACGCACCGATGCTGGCCACCGATTTGTCTTCCTCGCCGCCAATGCACCGCTACTTCGCGCGGTGAATAAGGTTATTAATGCCATTCCACAACAGCAGCATCAGGCCTTATTTCACCAGTGGGGACAAAGCCTACCCGCTTCACTGGCTGCTCAGCCGCAGCTGTTCAATGACAGTGAGCGGCGCTGGCTGCGCCAACACAAAGTGCTACGTGTGGTGATCAATCCCTTAGACGCGCCCTTTACCCTGAAAGATCGTCAGAACAGCTTCAATGGCATGACAGCGGATTTGCTGCGCTTGATTCATCTGCGCACCGGGCTGAATTTCAAAATGGTTGAAGCTTCCTCGGTCAACGACATGCTGGATAAGTTGAGCAGTCATCAGGCCGAGTTTGCCGGCTCACTGACCTACAGCGCGCAGCGGGAAGATCGTGCGTTATTTTCGCGGCCCTATGTTTATCCGCCCTATGTTTTAGTCAGTAAAGATTCGCTGGGATCGCCGAATTCACTCAGCGAGATCACCACTCTCGCTATTACTCCACAGCATGAACTCACTCAGTGGCTGACGGAAAATTATCCCCATATCAAACTGGTGAACGTTGAGAATGCCAGCATCGCGCTGCAAATGGTTAATGAAGGACGCGTCGACAGCGCGGTGAACAACCTGATATCCGCGCGATATATGATCGACCGCTACTTCAGCAATCGACTGCAGATTTCGGCGCGTCTGGGGGAACATCCTGCCCGCATCGCCTTTGCCATTGGGCGCGAAAACCCAGAGCTACTCAGCATTTTGAATAAAGCGCTGGCGGCCCTCTCTCCCCGCGATATTTCGCAACTGACGATGAAATGGCAGGGCACGCCGGATGTCAAACTGGATACCTGGTTGGCCTATCGCCACGAGTTCTATTGGCTGGCGGGAATCTTTGCGCTGCTGGTAATCACCACTCTGTTCTGGAACTACCATTTGCACCGCGCCATACGCCAACGCAAGGAGGCGCAAGCACGGCTTCAGGAGCAGGCAGCGTTTCAAGAGACCCTGTTTAACGGTACGCCAGTGCCGATTTATGTCATCAATAGTGCGGGTGAATTAACCAACAAAAATCCAGCCTGGAGTCATTTTTTTGCGGATGAGTACAGCCACATCAGCCAACTCCCCCTCAGTGATACCGCGCACCCATTGCACACCATCTGCCACGCTCATATGACGCTGCTGGCGGAGCAAACATCACGAGTTATGCCGCCACAGCGTGGACAGATCGATAACGGACGCGAGCGACGTGAAGTGATCCATCGGGCTGAAGCCTTCCGCGATCATTACGGCAATATCGCGGGTTTAATTTGTAGCTGGCAGGATGTAACCGAGCATGAACGCCTGACGCGCGCGCTCTCTTTAGCCCGGGAGCGCGCCGAGCAGGCAAATCGCACCAAGAGCACCTTCCTTGCCACCATGAGCCATGAAATTCGCACCCCGATCAGCGCGATTATTGGCCTGCTGGAACTGGCGGTTACCGATCGCCAGCAGCAGTGTGATAAGGAGTCGGTGCGGGTGGCCTATGAATCCGCACAGTCTCTGATGGGGCTGATTGGCGATATCCTCGATATGGCAAAAATTGAGTCCGGTAAGCTGGAGTTCACCACGGAATGGGTGAGTTTTGAGAAGCTGGCCGAACCGGTGGTGCGGGTGTTTTCAGGCCTGGCACGCCAGAAAGGCTTGCTGCTGCATTACCACATTGATGCACTGCATCCCGATGAGATTCACGTCGATCCGATGCGTCTGCGGCAGATCCTCTCCAACCTGATCAGTAACGCCATCAAATTCACCGAGCATGGATCGGTAGAAGTGCAGATTCGCAGCCAACCCCGTGAGGATGATCAGATTCAACTGGAAATGATCGTGCAGGACACCGGCATTGGCATCAGCGAAGTTGAGCAGCAGCTGATTTTCAATCCCTATGAACAATCGGCTTCAGGCAAAAAACAGAGCGGGACAGGATTAGGTCTGGCGATCTGTGAGCAGATGGTGGCGATGATGGGAGGATGCATCACCCTACACAGCCAACCCGGCCGCGGCACCCGCATTAGTGTGCATATCCCGCTCTCCAGCCGTAAAGCACTGGATATCCCGGTCGAGGCCGTTTCCCAGCAGGAGTGTTGCAATTTACCCCTCACCATTTTGACGGTGGACGATCACCCGGCCAACCGGTTATTGCTGAAACGACAACTCACTCGCCTGGGGCATAACGTGATTGAAGCGGAGAATGGCGAACAGGCGTTATGGCTATGGCAGGAGAATACCGTTGATTTGGTGATTACAGATTGCAGCATGCCGGTGATGGATGGTTTTGCTTTAACCCGCCAGCTGCGCCAGAAACAGCGTGGCCCATTGACGATCATGGGACTGACCGCCAATGCCCAACCGGAAGAGCGCTTGCGTTGCCTTGATGCGGGCATGGACGATTGCCTGTTCAAACCGCTGCGTTTACCCCAGTTGGATGCCATCCTGCATAACATCCCGCGTTCAGCTGCCGCCACTACCTCAAAGCACCTCAAACTGCATCAGCTCCTCGACCTTAATGCACTGCGCGATCTGGCGCACCATGACGCCGAGATGTTAGAGCGATTACTCAGTGCCACCCGTGAAGAGAACCTGCGCGATATGCAGTTCGCCTACACCAGCTGTGATAAAGGTGACTGGCTGGCACTGGAGCGCAGCCTGCACCGACTGGCAGGATCGGTACAAATCATTGGTGCGTTAGACATTGCCGCGCAGTGTCGCAAGCTGGAAGAGGCGTGCGTCACCCCAATAGAGGCCGTGGATATTAAACAGATGCTGGATGAAACCCTCAGCTGTGTACAACTGCTTAACCAAGCCATTCAGAATTTCATTCAGGAACAGCGGGCCTTGTAA
- a CDS encoding response regulator — MKNVLIVDDHPVTRFAVKLLLEKQNLVVAAEVNDGLQAIVLVKKLRPDLLIIDIDIPSLNGIDVVQRIRQQGSDIGILVLSGKDSEHYIRRCASAGADGFISKRKELVELHDALSAMRRGYGYFPGARARRLMLAEAHSAQDKIATLTAREMDVMRYLAQGMKIVEIAKIMNISDKTISTYKCRMMEKLELKNMIDLYDFTARHNMD, encoded by the coding sequence ATGAAAAATGTATTGATTGTGGATGATCACCCCGTCACACGCTTCGCCGTCAAGCTGCTGCTTGAAAAGCAAAATCTGGTGGTGGCTGCGGAGGTGAATGACGGTTTGCAAGCCATTGTGCTGGTGAAAAAGTTGCGGCCAGATTTACTCATCATTGATATCGATATCCCTTCACTTAACGGTATTGACGTTGTACAGCGCATCCGCCAGCAAGGGTCGGATATCGGTATTCTTGTGCTGTCGGGCAAGGACAGTGAACACTATATTCGGCGCTGTGCCAGTGCAGGCGCCGATGGGTTTATCAGCAAACGCAAAGAGTTAGTAGAGTTGCATGATGCGCTGAGCGCGATGCGCCGTGGCTACGGCTATTTTCCCGGCGCGCGTGCACGGCGGCTGATGCTCGCTGAGGCGCACAGTGCACAGGATAAAATCGCCACGCTTACCGCCAGAGAAATGGATGTGATGCGTTATCTGGCGCAGGGTATGAAAATTGTTGAGATTGCTAAAATCATGAACATCAGCGACAAAACCATCAGCACCTACAAGTGCCGCATGATGGAAAAATTAGAGCTGAAAAATATGATCGACCTGTATGACTTTACGGCACGGCATAATATGGATTAA
- a CDS encoding AAA domain-containing protein, protein MDSNTQGFTSYWRNTLADSESGKGAFERKDEDSFTKSKDVSAGRLDEEIVKSLFQGENLEVKTVEVLLRPQVWIRQLKHGKERTAGAPAIVTPLVTSALLNREGFLFPAAPATIPRDLLEPLPKGTFSIGEMETYDKYKTTHNSITFGTDNEDVQREESDEQREERYARYQQSWEKYRENTDELLKHVAGKWLKSPEQYEPAGYGYVIKANQTGGASIHILPMYDHLLSSKKAVPLLSRFASVEKPTTQPLLASNAMFSERLGHSGDKFPLAVAQRDALSHFLTQQSGDILAVNGPPGTGKTTLVLSIIATEWARAALNKDEPPLVIATSTNNQAVTNIIEAFGKDFSSGTGPMAGRWLPDVRSFGAYFPSSSRKADAAKKYQTEDFFKRVESLEYLENAEVFFLEKAREAFPGEECQSTEQVVERLHRRLAELHSQLKQIEPIWGRLNSIREERYAISDDLNQYIQNKRTLLLDITNEISLLTQGKKQWQQLRASESLMYALFSWIPAVRTKRHYQISVFLEATFGERMAAFQGTFAEGIDAFIDDLIAKALKEQGEYQQQISFAEDVSQRENEAAIRWREMGHSLGHTGEEELTLSEADELADTQLRFPAFLVTTHYWEGRWLMDMASITHLEKEKGLRGAKAVKARWLRRMKLTPCVVMTCYMLPHHMLIREHVGGKKFDDGYLYNFADLLIVDEAGQVLPEVAAASFALANKALVIGDTEQIAPIWNSLPSVDIGNMVEENILPGGTQEELNEAYALVCDSGKSAASGSVMKVAQFNSRYQYDSDLARGMYLYEHRRCFDNIIGYCNSLCYHGKLQPKRGVEKETIFPAMGYLHIDGKGTQANGGSRYNTFEAETIAAWLATHKEDIERHYNKPLNELVGVVTPFSAQVNAIKSSLRKLDINCDADENSLTVGTVHSLQGAERAIVIFSSVYSKHEDGGFIDRDSCMLNVAVSRAKDSFLVFGDMDVFEIQPGSSPRGLLAKYLFASTRNALQFEYQERHDLNAAQTQLSTLHGVEQHDAFLNQTFNAICKSITIVSPWLTWQKLEQTGFLASMVEARARGIDITVVTDKSFNTEHTDYETRISKQQRLKDAVEKLNEIGVVTKLVNRVHSKIVIGDDGILCVGSFNWFSATRDEKYQRYDTSMVYRGESLRGEIKTINTSLEQRQLQH, encoded by the coding sequence ATGGACAGCAATACTCAGGGATTCACTTCATACTGGCGTAATACCTTGGCTGATTCCGAATCAGGAAAAGGAGCATTCGAGCGCAAAGATGAAGATTCATTCACAAAATCGAAGGATGTTTCGGCTGGAAGGTTGGATGAGGAGATTGTCAAATCACTCTTCCAGGGTGAAAACCTTGAGGTTAAAACTGTCGAAGTGTTGCTGCGCCCACAGGTATGGATTCGTCAGTTAAAACACGGCAAAGAAAGAACAGCAGGTGCTCCGGCCATTGTTACGCCTTTGGTCACCTCCGCTCTGCTGAACCGCGAAGGTTTTTTATTTCCAGCTGCTCCCGCCACCATTCCCCGTGATCTGCTTGAACCGCTCCCCAAAGGTACTTTCTCTATTGGTGAAATGGAGACATATGACAAATACAAAACCACCCATAATTCAATCACTTTTGGCACCGACAATGAGGATGTGCAGCGAGAGGAATCAGATGAACAACGGGAGGAACGATATGCTCGTTATCAGCAGTCGTGGGAAAAATACCGTGAAAATACTGATGAACTTTTAAAACATGTTGCTGGCAAATGGCTCAAATCACCTGAGCAATATGAACCCGCTGGATATGGCTATGTTATTAAAGCCAACCAGACTGGAGGTGCCAGCATTCATATATTGCCGATGTACGATCATCTGCTGTCGAGCAAAAAAGCGGTTCCACTACTTTCACGTTTTGCTTCAGTAGAAAAGCCCACGACACAGCCACTCCTTGCCAGCAATGCCATGTTCAGCGAACGTCTGGGGCATTCCGGTGATAAGTTTCCGCTGGCTGTCGCACAGCGCGATGCCCTAAGTCATTTTCTTACTCAACAGTCGGGCGATATTCTTGCGGTGAATGGTCCTCCAGGAACAGGGAAAACTACCTTGGTTCTCTCGATCATTGCTACTGAGTGGGCAAGGGCGGCGCTTAACAAAGATGAGCCACCGTTGGTGATAGCGACATCAACCAACAATCAGGCGGTAACCAATATTATTGAGGCCTTCGGTAAAGATTTTTCAAGCGGTACAGGTCCTATGGCGGGGCGTTGGCTGCCTGATGTCAGAAGCTTTGGCGCTTACTTTCCGTCATCGAGTCGAAAAGCCGATGCCGCAAAAAAATATCAGACGGAAGATTTTTTTAAACGTGTCGAATCCCTTGAATATCTGGAAAACGCAGAAGTCTTCTTTCTTGAAAAGGCAAGAGAGGCTTTCCCCGGTGAGGAGTGTCAATCAACTGAACAAGTTGTGGAACGCTTACACAGGCGTTTAGCTGAGCTTCATTCACAGTTGAAGCAAATTGAGCCCATTTGGGGAAGGCTTAATAGCATACGCGAGGAGCGGTACGCCATAAGCGACGATCTGAACCAGTATATTCAGAATAAGAGGACGTTACTGCTCGATATCACCAATGAAATCTCACTATTAACGCAGGGAAAAAAACAGTGGCAGCAACTCAGAGCCAGTGAGTCATTGATGTACGCACTGTTCTCCTGGATTCCAGCCGTTCGCACTAAACGTCACTATCAAATAAGTGTTTTTTTAGAGGCTACATTTGGTGAACGAATGGCAGCATTTCAAGGGACATTTGCTGAAGGTATTGATGCCTTTATTGATGACCTTATTGCAAAAGCGCTTAAGGAGCAGGGGGAGTATCAACAGCAGATTTCTTTTGCTGAGGATGTTTCCCAGCGTGAAAATGAAGCCGCCATACGTTGGCGTGAAATGGGGCATTCGCTGGGACACACTGGCGAGGAGGAGCTAACCCTGAGCGAAGCCGATGAGCTTGCCGATACACAACTCCGTTTCCCTGCGTTTCTGGTGACGACGCATTACTGGGAAGGTCGATGGTTGATGGATATGGCTTCGATTACTCATCTTGAAAAAGAAAAAGGTCTTAGAGGTGCGAAAGCGGTTAAAGCTCGCTGGCTGCGAAGAATGAAGCTTACCCCTTGTGTAGTGATGACCTGTTACATGCTTCCTCATCATATGCTCATCAGGGAGCATGTTGGCGGGAAAAAGTTTGATGATGGCTATCTGTATAATTTCGCTGATTTACTGATAGTTGATGAAGCGGGACAGGTACTGCCTGAGGTCGCTGCAGCTTCTTTCGCATTAGCAAATAAAGCATTAGTTATTGGTGATACAGAACAGATTGCACCCATTTGGAACAGTTTGCCAAGCGTAGATATTGGCAATATGGTGGAAGAGAACATTCTACCGGGTGGTACTCAGGAAGAACTCAATGAGGCTTATGCACTGGTGTGTGACTCCGGAAAGAGTGCCGCATCTGGCAGCGTCATGAAGGTTGCCCAGTTTAACTCGCGTTACCAGTATGACTCGGATTTGGCCCGCGGGATGTATCTATACGAGCATCGTCGTTGCTTCGATAACATCATTGGTTACTGTAATAGCCTGTGCTATCACGGAAAATTGCAGCCCAAACGAGGGGTTGAAAAAGAAACGATATTTCCTGCGATGGGCTATTTGCATATTGATGGCAAAGGCACACAGGCAAATGGTGGAAGTCGCTATAACACCTTTGAAGCAGAGACGATAGCAGCGTGGCTTGCAACTCATAAGGAAGACATTGAGCGTCATTACAATAAACCTTTGAATGAATTAGTTGGCGTTGTCACGCCTTTTTCGGCTCAGGTCAACGCGATTAAATCGTCATTACGCAAACTGGATATTAATTGTGATGCCGATGAAAATTCACTAACGGTCGGCACTGTTCATTCATTGCAAGGGGCGGAAAGGGCGATTGTAATTTTCTCGTCAGTCTACTCGAAGCACGAAGATGGCGGGTTTATCGACAGAGACAGCTGCATGCTCAATGTCGCCGTTTCACGTGCTAAAGATAGCTTTTTGGTCTTTGGCGATATGGATGTGTTCGAGATCCAGCCAGGTTCTTCGCCGCGAGGACTACTGGCAAAATATCTGTTTGCCTCCACCCGGAATGCATTGCAGTTCGAATACCAAGAACGCCATGATCTTAATGCTGCACAAACGCAGCTCTCAACGTTACACGGTGTTGAGCAACATGATGCGTTTTTAAACCAAACGTTTAACGCGATCTGTAAGAGTATCACTATTGTTTCCCCTTGGTTAACCTGGCAAAAGCTTGAACAAACCGGTTTTCTCGCATCAATGGTTGAGGCGCGAGCTCGCGGTATCGATATCACGGTGGTCACGGACAAAAGTTTTAATACCGAGCATACTGATTATGAAACGCGCATATCCAAACAACAGCGCCTAAAGGATGCAGTGGAAAAACTTAATGAAATCGGTGTCGTGACGAAGTTGGTCAATCGTGTTCACAGCAAAATTGTAATTGGTGATGATGGAATTTTGTGCGTCGGCTCGTTTAACTGGTTCAGCGCCACTCGCGATGAGAAGTATCAGCGATATGACACGTCGATGGTTTACCGTGGCGAAAGCCTGAGAGGTGAAATTAAGACGATTAATACCAGTCTGGAGCAACGTCAACTGCAACACTAA